The following proteins are encoded in a genomic region of Vibrio spartinae:
- a CDS encoding DHA2 family efflux MFS transporter permease subunit, protein MSQSQEFQPANMALCVLAISLGVFMQVLDTTIANVSLPTIAGNMGVSLNQGTWVITSFTVSNAIGLPITAWLSRRIGEVHLYVGALIAFSITSFLCGISQSMGELVVFRTLQGLAAAPLFPMSQVLLMSIFPKDKRSMALALIGMVAVVGPIVGPILGGWLTYDYSWPWIFFINIPIGIFSVMVILSQLKERPHQPMKTKLDVVGLMTMALGIGALQIVLDKGNDLDWFANNWIIGGTIFSVIMLVFMVIWELTDENPIINLRLFANRNFCIGTIILTLGFAGFFSINLILPQWLQSQMNYTALWAGLAAAPMGIIPLFMTPLLGRFGSHLDMRKLASLSFVVIGLSCYARAKFNSDVDFTTIASVQLFMGIGIALFFMPMTTILLSDLNGPEIADATSLSTFIRTIGASFASSLTSWIWSRNAGVHHSIMAEQISPYNPQVAPALQHGDTLSSLTQWNGIITSQSFMMSTINLFSILTILFAVLVPLIFLTRKAVRTA, encoded by the coding sequence ATGAGTCAATCGCAAGAATTTCAGCCCGCCAATATGGCGCTGTGTGTCTTAGCAATCTCGCTGGGTGTATTCATGCAAGTTCTGGATACGACCATTGCTAACGTCTCACTGCCAACCATTGCCGGCAATATGGGCGTCAGTCTCAATCAGGGAACATGGGTCATCACGTCATTCACGGTCAGTAATGCGATCGGTTTGCCGATTACGGCTTGGTTGAGCCGTCGTATCGGTGAAGTTCATCTTTATGTCGGTGCTCTCATTGCTTTCAGCATCACATCATTTCTTTGTGGTATCTCCCAGAGCATGGGAGAACTGGTTGTATTCCGCACGCTACAAGGACTTGCTGCTGCCCCATTATTTCCGATGAGTCAGGTTTTGCTGATGTCGATTTTCCCGAAAGACAAGCGAAGTATGGCGCTGGCTCTCATCGGTATGGTGGCAGTGGTCGGGCCGATTGTCGGGCCGATTCTCGGTGGCTGGCTCACCTATGACTATAGCTGGCCTTGGATTTTCTTCATTAACATTCCCATTGGGATATTCTCGGTCATGGTGATCCTCAGTCAGTTGAAAGAGCGTCCTCATCAACCGATGAAAACAAAACTGGATGTTGTCGGCTTAATGACCATGGCTCTAGGGATTGGCGCCTTGCAAATTGTGCTCGATAAAGGCAATGATTTAGACTGGTTCGCCAATAACTGGATTATCGGCGGGACGATTTTCTCAGTCATCATGTTGGTGTTTATGGTGATTTGGGAATTAACCGATGAAAATCCGATCATTAATTTGCGTCTATTCGCGAATCGCAATTTCTGTATAGGGACGATCATCCTGACGTTGGGATTCGCCGGCTTTTTCAGTATCAACCTGATCTTGCCGCAGTGGTTACAAAGTCAAATGAATTACACCGCGCTCTGGGCAGGGCTAGCAGCGGCACCGATGGGCATTATCCCACTATTTATGACCCCGCTCCTTGGCCGTTTTGGGAGCCATCTCGATATGCGAAAACTCGCGTCGTTATCATTTGTCGTGATTGGCCTGAGTTGTTATGCACGTGCCAAATTTAACAGCGATGTGGACTTTACCACCATTGCATCGGTACAGTTATTTATGGGTATTGGTATTGCACTGTTCTTTATGCCAATGACGACGATTTTGCTCTCTGACCTCAATGGTCCTGAAATTGCGGATGCGACATCACTCTCGACATTTATCCGCACGATCGGTGCCAGTTTTGCATCATCACTTACCAGTTGGATTTGGTCGAGAAATGCCGGTGTGCACCATTCAATCATGGCTGAGCAAATCTCACCATATAACCCACAAGTTGCCCCTGCTTTGCAACATGGGGATACATTGAGCTCCCTGACGCAGTGGAACGGCATCATCACGTCTCAGTCATTTATGATGTCCACCATCAATCTCTTTTCCATTCTGACGATTCTCTTTGCCGTCTTAGTCCCACTGATATTCTTGACCCGTAAAGCCGTGAGAACGGCATAA
- the ompR gene encoding osmolarity response regulator transcription factor OmpR, translating to MQESEKILVVDDDARLRSLLERYLTDQGYHVRSVANSEQMDRLLARENFHLMVLDLMLPGEDGLSICHRLRQSKNQLPILMLTAKGDEEDRITGLEQGADDYLPKPFNPRELLARIKAVLRRQVNELPGAPSAEETLIEFGEFRLNLGTREMFRGNEVMPLTSGEFAVLKVLVSNPREPMSRDKLMNMARGREYSAMERSIDVQISRLRRMLEVDPAKPRYIQTVWGLGYVFVPDGQLN from the coding sequence GTGCAGGAAAGTGAAAAGATTTTAGTGGTTGATGATGATGCCCGGCTCCGTTCGTTGCTGGAGCGTTATCTGACCGATCAAGGCTACCATGTCCGAAGTGTTGCCAATAGTGAGCAAATGGATCGGTTGTTGGCTCGTGAGAATTTTCATCTCATGGTTCTGGATCTGATGTTACCCGGGGAAGACGGTTTATCTATCTGTCACCGCTTACGCCAGTCAAAGAATCAATTACCTATTTTGATGTTGACGGCAAAAGGGGATGAAGAGGATCGGATCACCGGCCTTGAACAAGGTGCAGATGATTACCTGCCCAAACCTTTCAATCCCCGGGAATTACTGGCGCGGATCAAAGCTGTGTTACGCCGTCAGGTGAATGAACTGCCCGGAGCTCCGAGTGCCGAAGAAACCCTCATTGAATTTGGTGAGTTCCGGCTCAATCTCGGAACCCGGGAGATGTTCCGCGGGAATGAGGTGATGCCACTGACTTCTGGTGAATTTGCGGTTCTGAAAGTCTTGGTATCGAATCCGCGTGAACCGATGTCACGAGATAAGCTGATGAATATGGCAAGAGGACGGGAATATTCCGCGATGGAGCGTTCTATCGATGTGCAAATTTCTCGTTTGCGTCGAATGCTGGAAGTCGATCCGGCGAAACCCCGTTATATTCAGACCGTTTGGGGATTAGGCTATGTTTTTGTGCCAGATGGTCAGCTCAATTAA
- the envZ gene encoding two-component system sensor histidine kinase EnvZ — protein MRARSAFSQTILLFLVLLVANQLYSYYAVFHYALLPSLQQFNKILSHEIHLMLDDTMDEHHDIPLDAPMRRQVLEKLGVTIHPLHSQASAAYQQATSIDLMSEQMSEELGSPTDVRMSLGKKSYVLWMKIDALPDVLLRIPLSELQEEDFLPLFWNSLMMACFILFGGWLFIRWQNRPLIRLEKAAKAVGKGEIPPPLDEKGSSEIRSVTYAFNQMAQGIQALGEDRALLMAGISHDLRTPLTRIRLATEMMSADDSYLAEGIISDTEECNEIISQFMDYLKPVNAQTFQPVAINDLILEVVRSGERSVAVETELATGLKPALGHAIAIKRALTNLIVNARRYGQGWIKVSSGMTADNRLVWICVEDNGPGIMEEQMGKVFEPFTRGDSARGSEGSGLGLAIVKRIVSQHQGRVSMHNRSDGGLKVQISFPVKGS, from the coding sequence ATGCGTGCCCGCAGCGCTTTTAGCCAAACCATTTTACTTTTTCTCGTCTTACTGGTTGCCAATCAGCTCTACTCTTATTACGCCGTTTTTCACTACGCGTTACTGCCCAGTTTGCAGCAGTTTAACAAGATTTTAAGTCATGAAATTCATCTGATGCTGGATGACACGATGGATGAGCATCATGATATCCCATTGGATGCCCCGATGCGCCGACAGGTGCTGGAGAAGTTGGGCGTGACGATTCATCCGCTACATAGTCAGGCAAGTGCCGCATATCAGCAAGCCACATCGATTGATCTGATGAGTGAACAGATGAGCGAGGAACTCGGTTCTCCGACCGATGTTCGGATGAGTCTCGGGAAAAAGAGTTACGTGCTGTGGATGAAAATCGATGCATTACCGGATGTACTGCTGCGAATACCACTCTCGGAATTACAAGAAGAAGATTTTTTACCGCTGTTTTGGAATAGCCTCATGATGGCTTGCTTCATTCTATTTGGGGGCTGGTTATTTATCCGTTGGCAAAACCGCCCGCTGATCCGGCTGGAAAAAGCTGCAAAGGCTGTGGGGAAAGGGGAGATCCCCCCACCGCTTGATGAGAAAGGTTCTTCTGAAATTCGTTCGGTGACCTATGCTTTCAATCAGATGGCGCAAGGCATTCAGGCACTGGGAGAGGACCGGGCATTACTGATGGCCGGGATTAGTCATGATTTACGCACCCCTCTGACGCGCATTCGCTTGGCGACTGAGATGATGTCTGCCGATGATAGCTATCTGGCTGAAGGGATTATCAGTGATACAGAAGAGTGTAATGAAATTATTAGCCAGTTCATGGACTATCTCAAACCCGTGAATGCTCAGACTTTCCAGCCCGTTGCGATCAACGACTTAATTCTGGAGGTTGTCCGATCCGGAGAGCGGTCGGTCGCGGTTGAAACAGAATTAGCGACAGGACTGAAACCCGCATTGGGTCATGCCATTGCAATAAAGCGAGCACTGACGAACTTGATTGTGAATGCCCGCCGTTATGGGCAAGGTTGGATCAAAGTGAGCTCCGGCATGACAGCGGACAACCGATTAGTATGGATCTGTGTGGAAGATAATGGTCCCGGCATCATGGAAGAGCAGATGGGGAAAGTGTTTGAACCGTTTACCCGCGGTGATTCAGCACGAGGTAGCGAAGGGTCCGGGCTCGGGTTAGCGATCGTCAAACGAATTGTCAGTCAGCATCAAGGGCGTGTTTCCATGCATAACCGTTCAGATGGCGGGCTCAAGGTGCAGATCAGCTTCCCGGTCAAGGGAAGCTGA
- a CDS encoding MarR family winged helix-turn-helix transcriptional regulator: MIERKPEYIFENLGFLLTKAGQIKDRILDAHLMPEDITSTQCKVLFKISLFDCDRPSLIGKSLNVDNSAITRTLDRLEKKELIQRLPDPNDRRSIRVALTPKGEEIVQRALPLAMNSLDELTQSLTKEELAQLHHCLKKIVLSGYKDKQLKEEA; encoded by the coding sequence ATGATAGAACGAAAACCAGAATATATTTTTGAGAACCTCGGATTTCTATTAACCAAGGCTGGGCAAATAAAAGATCGAATTCTTGATGCCCACCTAATGCCGGAAGACATCACATCAACCCAATGTAAGGTTTTGTTTAAAATTTCCCTCTTTGACTGTGATCGACCTTCTCTCATCGGCAAATCGTTAAATGTTGATAACAGTGCTATTACCCGAACACTGGATCGGTTGGAGAAAAAAGAACTGATTCAGCGTTTGCCGGATCCCAATGATCGACGCTCGATACGCGTCGCCTTGACGCCCAAAGGGGAAGAAATTGTTCAACGTGCCCTGCCACTGGCGATGAATTCTCTCGATGAGCTCACTCAATCGCTCACCAAAGAAGAACTTGCCCAACTGCATCACTGTCTGAAGAAAATAGTCCTGTCAGGTTACAAAGATAAACAGCTCAAGGAAGAAGCATGA
- a CDS encoding aminotransferase-like domain-containing protein, with translation MSEAKFKQIAQTIISRITEGYYPPNSKLPPHRVLADELNTTPVTVAKAYKLLVEQNRVESFVGRGTFVCGESQLSRVIHASEDETEFNFSILQPCLSHNIIALQDGFQKAATRITPQLIGYAEYSGHQQHRQVGVEWAARYGLSGGTLENTLLTDGAQNALALLIEALTKPGDTIAIESLTYPGILAIASLMRREVIGIEMDAHGITPDGLQHVLQTAKPKVVIVVPSHQNPTGVSMPAARREIIAQLIRDSHTWLIEDDIYGFLNPAPIPAICNWLPEQGFHVTSLSKAISPALRCGFIKVPDAQISTINAHIRANIWLSSPFNYQVAAELVSSGMAFELAQRQQQLAQQRQQIAQEILTPETPHQHGYHIWLKLPPHWQPERFVLEAAKRHLLVSSGSYFAVYQPTNHIRLSLMSINSEARFREGLHQLKDLIDTCTTSTLPFQV, from the coding sequence GTGAGTGAGGCCAAGTTTAAACAGATAGCCCAGACGATCATCTCCAGAATCACAGAAGGCTATTATCCACCCAATTCGAAACTGCCCCCTCACCGGGTGCTGGCCGATGAGCTCAATACAACACCGGTGACGGTTGCGAAGGCTTACAAGCTACTGGTTGAACAAAATCGTGTCGAATCTTTTGTCGGCCGGGGGACCTTCGTCTGTGGTGAATCACAGTTATCTCGGGTCATTCATGCCTCGGAGGATGAAACTGAATTCAACTTTTCGATTCTTCAGCCCTGTCTGAGCCATAACATCATTGCCCTGCAAGATGGGTTTCAAAAAGCAGCAACCCGAATCACACCTCAATTAATCGGCTATGCCGAATATTCGGGCCACCAGCAGCACAGACAAGTTGGTGTTGAATGGGCAGCCCGCTACGGCCTCAGCGGAGGAACCCTCGAAAATACGCTGTTGACCGATGGCGCTCAGAATGCACTGGCCCTGTTAATTGAGGCCCTGACCAAACCGGGAGATACCATTGCAATTGAGTCTCTGACTTATCCGGGGATCCTCGCCATCGCCAGTCTGATGAGACGTGAAGTGATCGGGATCGAGATGGATGCTCACGGTATCACGCCCGATGGCTTACAACACGTACTACAAACCGCAAAGCCGAAAGTGGTTATCGTGGTACCTTCACACCAGAACCCCACCGGTGTCAGCATGCCTGCGGCACGACGAGAAATCATTGCACAACTGATTCGCGATTCGCACACTTGGCTGATTGAAGATGATATCTATGGGTTTCTCAACCCTGCGCCGATTCCTGCCATTTGTAACTGGCTTCCAGAGCAAGGATTCCACGTAACAAGTTTATCCAAAGCAATTAGTCCGGCATTACGGTGCGGGTTTATCAAAGTACCGGATGCGCAAATCAGCACAATAAATGCCCATATCCGCGCGAATATTTGGCTTTCTTCGCCCTTTAATTATCAAGTTGCTGCCGAGTTAGTATCGTCCGGAATGGCTTTTGAACTGGCTCAACGACAACAACAACTCGCCCAACAACGCCAGCAGATCGCTCAGGAAATTCTCACCCCAGAGACACCACACCAACATGGCTATCATATCTGGCTGAAACTACCGCCGCACTGGCAGCCAGAACGCTTTGTCTTAGAAGCCGCAAAGCGGCATCTTTTAGTCAGTAGCGGCAGCTATTTTGCCGTCTACCAGCCAACCAACCATATCCGCTTGTCGCTGATGTCGATTAACTCAGAAGCGCGTTTTCGAGAGGGGCTACACCAATTAAAGGACCTAATAGATACGTGTACGACAAGCACGCTCCCCTTTCAGGTCTGA
- a CDS encoding efflux transporter outer membrane subunit produces MKHLLKHSAIAITLILCGCAAPNNIQPKNHLVDQAILAHSHQLNHPKLSPANWPTQIWWQSLGDTQLDHLVQTALNHSPTMQLADANLVNASAMVMAANAQFDPTLSATAGATRSRLSRSEDSTRQGNRYGTLYTLGLTGNYALDLWGGNRDAWEASVNYQRAAEIDHQAASMTLSSAIVQTYIQLSNAYALQDLARQDLQRTQRIVDITQRLLKNGLTSEDRLYTAQSSTAAAKQILKKRSLAISQLKNALATLVGQGPDIATTIQRPSILMETALALPPHLPASLLSHRPDIVAAKWRVEAMSKEIDAAKTRFYPNVNLSFWAGFKAMLGDAVFEDVSRSWRVGPAISLPLFTRDLKANLIEKTAGYDRAVAQYNDALIKALGEVSDNILIIKSIALQLNDAQQSMRLADKSYHITEKRYEAGMGSHLEVLMAEQQLIQAESSFTQLKNQQQEQQVHLIRSLGGGFDNTSPSDHLTTIAN; encoded by the coding sequence ATGAAGCATTTACTGAAGCATTCAGCCATTGCCATCACCTTGATTTTGTGTGGTTGTGCTGCGCCAAATAACATTCAGCCGAAAAATCACCTCGTAGATCAAGCGATTTTAGCCCACAGTCACCAACTGAATCATCCCAAACTGTCACCGGCCAATTGGCCAACTCAAATATGGTGGCAATCATTGGGTGATACTCAGTTGGATCATTTGGTCCAGACAGCCTTAAACCATAGCCCGACGATGCAGTTGGCAGATGCGAATCTGGTCAATGCATCAGCAATGGTCATGGCAGCCAACGCCCAATTTGATCCGACATTGTCTGCAACCGCAGGAGCAACACGCTCCAGACTTTCCCGTTCTGAAGATTCCACACGACAAGGAAACCGTTATGGCACACTTTACACCCTTGGCCTGACGGGAAATTATGCTCTCGATCTGTGGGGCGGAAATCGTGATGCTTGGGAGGCCTCTGTTAATTATCAACGTGCCGCTGAAATTGATCATCAAGCAGCGAGCATGACGCTTTCCAGTGCCATTGTTCAAACCTATATTCAGTTGTCTAATGCTTACGCACTACAAGATTTAGCCCGGCAAGATCTGCAACGAACCCAACGCATTGTCGATATCACCCAGCGTCTGCTGAAAAATGGGTTAACCTCAGAAGATCGCTTATATACCGCTCAAAGCAGCACGGCAGCGGCGAAACAAATCCTGAAAAAACGTTCTCTGGCGATTAGCCAACTGAAAAACGCATTGGCGACATTGGTCGGACAAGGACCCGATATTGCGACCACGATTCAACGCCCTTCAATACTGATGGAAACAGCACTCGCACTGCCCCCCCATCTCCCTGCGAGCCTGCTCTCTCATCGCCCTGATATTGTCGCAGCCAAATGGCGAGTTGAAGCAATGAGTAAAGAAATCGATGCAGCGAAAACACGTTTTTATCCAAATGTGAATTTAAGCTTCTGGGCTGGATTCAAAGCCATGCTTGGCGATGCAGTATTTGAGGATGTCAGTCGTTCATGGCGCGTGGGACCGGCGATTTCCCTGCCCTTATTTACCCGAGATTTAAAAGCCAACCTGATTGAGAAGACCGCAGGCTATGATCGTGCTGTCGCACAATACAATGACGCATTGATAAAGGCTCTGGGCGAAGTGAGTGATAACATTCTGATCATCAAATCAATCGCGTTACAACTCAATGATGCCCAGCAAAGTATGCGTCTGGCTGACAAAAGTTACCATATTACAGAAAAGCGCTATGAAGCCGGGATGGGCAGTCATCTTGAAGTCCTCATGGCGGAACAACAACTGATTCAAGCAGAATCATCATTCACACAGTTGAAAAACCAGCAACAGGAACAACAAGTTCACTTAATACGTTCATTGGGAGGCGGTTTCGATAATACGTCTCCAAGCGATCATCTTACGACCATAGCAAATTAA
- a CDS encoding HlyD family secretion protein translates to MQDHTNETVDSPRKGQRKKSLTILLVVILIAAIGGGFYYTHYVVGHQETEDAYVKGNLVQITPEISGTVTQIVAEDGDYVKQGQVLVRLDNADAKLAFENATANLAQTVRKVRGLFNNVQQAEAVVAERKIALNKAKTDFDRRKNMVAVGGLSQEELSHAQDMMNSAEKALAVADQQLKSQQAMIHNTTVETHPLVKTAIAKVKQTYLEKQRTQLVAPVSGYIARRNVQVGQRINQSSILMAVVPLESVWVDANFKETQLTDMRIGQPVILTSDLYGDDVVFHGTIESLGIGTGSAFSILPAQNATGNWIKVVQRLPVRIQFDKQDVQKHPLRIGLSMMVNVDVSDTSGQLLSQSSPKTPRYQTNVYNQTLKGVEPLIDQIITENDIATKQFIAKSVSR, encoded by the coding sequence ATGCAAGATCATACAAATGAAACGGTTGATTCACCCCGTAAAGGGCAACGCAAAAAAAGCTTAACGATTTTGCTGGTCGTCATTCTGATTGCAGCCATCGGCGGAGGATTTTATTACACGCACTATGTGGTTGGTCATCAGGAGACCGAAGATGCTTATGTGAAAGGTAACTTGGTCCAAATCACACCGGAGATTAGCGGCACCGTCACACAGATAGTCGCTGAAGATGGCGACTATGTGAAACAAGGGCAGGTATTAGTTCGTCTCGATAATGCTGATGCGAAGTTAGCATTCGAAAATGCAACGGCAAATCTCGCTCAGACGGTGCGTAAAGTTCGTGGCTTATTCAATAATGTTCAACAAGCCGAAGCAGTTGTCGCAGAAAGAAAAATTGCCTTGAATAAGGCAAAAACAGACTTTGACCGACGTAAAAATATGGTAGCAGTCGGTGGCCTGTCTCAGGAAGAACTCAGTCATGCGCAAGATATGATGAACTCGGCGGAGAAGGCCTTAGCCGTCGCAGACCAGCAACTCAAGTCTCAGCAAGCCATGATCCACAATACCACCGTCGAGACCCACCCTTTGGTCAAAACGGCCATTGCGAAAGTCAAACAAACCTATCTCGAGAAACAACGGACTCAGTTAGTCGCCCCGGTGTCGGGTTACATTGCCCGGCGCAATGTACAAGTCGGGCAACGGATCAATCAAAGCTCGATCCTGATGGCTGTCGTCCCCTTAGAGAGCGTGTGGGTTGATGCCAATTTCAAAGAAACTCAGTTGACGGACATGCGTATCGGTCAGCCAGTTATCCTCACATCCGATCTATACGGTGATGATGTGGTATTTCACGGCACTATCGAAAGTCTGGGCATCGGAACAGGCAGCGCTTTTTCTATTCTGCCGGCCCAGAATGCAACCGGTAACTGGATCAAAGTGGTACAACGCCTCCCTGTTCGTATCCAATTTGATAAACAAGATGTGCAAAAACACCCACTCAGAATTGGTTTATCAATGATGGTTAATGTCGATGTTTCAGATACAAGTGGGCAGTTACTCTCACAGAGCTCACCTAAAACGCCACGTTATCAGACCAACGTTTATAACCAAACGCTCAAAGGTGTCGAACCGTTGATCGATCAGATCATTACCGAAAATGATATTGCGACCAAACAATTCATAGCGAAATCAGTAAGCAGGTGA
- the recG gene encoding ATP-dependent DNA helicase RecG translates to MSQLLSAIPLTSLSGVGAKVAEKLSRIGLNTVQDLLFHLPLRYEDRTRVYPIAQLHPGLWCATQGEVMQTSTVFGRKKMLTVKISDGHGSLTLRFFNFTAAMKNNFSEGKFVHAYGEIKRGSIGLEIIHPEYKFYTPQQPIDTEANLTPVYPTTDGLRQLTLRQLTDQALALLDKAAVEELLPEGLYHHQISLSQALHTIHRPAADIELEQFDQGRHPAQLRLIMEELLAQNLSMLAVRHRGQQDLALPLPHVEQYKQQFLSQLPFRPTGAQERVVREIESDLAKQYPMMRLVQGDVGSGKTLVAAMAALRAIEHGYQVALMAPTELLAEQHTLNFNNWFASMGLRVGWLAGKMKGKAKEQTLADIASGTIHMVVGTHALFQEQVTFHHLALIIIDEQHRFGVHQRLELREKGAKHGCFPHQLIMTATPIPRTLAMTAYADLETSIIDELPPGRTPIQTVVIPDTKRDDVIERVRHACLTEGKQAYWVCTLIDESEILEAQAAEEVCQLLQQQLPGVRIGLVHGRMKSAEKQQVMQDFKEHQIHLLVATTVIEVGVDVPNASLMIIENPERLGLAQLHQLRGRVGRGSVASHCVLLYHPPLSKTAQKRLGVMRESHDGFIIAQRDLEIRGPGELLGTKQTGLADFKIADLVRDQQLIPEVQRIARHIHQRYPDNATAIIDRWLGERDVYAKA, encoded by the coding sequence ATGTCGCAATTACTTTCAGCTATTCCGTTAACATCACTTTCAGGCGTCGGGGCCAAAGTCGCTGAAAAACTCAGTCGGATCGGTTTGAATACCGTACAGGATCTGCTGTTTCATCTCCCCCTCCGCTATGAGGACAGAACCCGGGTTTACCCCATCGCGCAGCTCCATCCCGGATTGTGGTGTGCGACTCAGGGTGAAGTCATGCAAACGAGTACCGTTTTCGGGCGCAAGAAAATGCTGACCGTCAAAATTAGCGACGGGCATGGTTCACTGACGCTGCGATTCTTCAATTTCACGGCAGCGATGAAAAATAACTTCTCCGAGGGTAAATTTGTTCATGCATACGGAGAAATTAAACGTGGCAGTATCGGCCTTGAGATCATTCATCCCGAATATAAGTTTTACACACCACAGCAACCGATTGATACGGAAGCAAATCTGACACCTGTTTACCCAACAACGGATGGCCTCAGGCAACTCACACTCCGTCAATTAACCGATCAGGCGCTTGCGCTTCTTGATAAAGCTGCCGTGGAAGAACTCTTACCCGAAGGGTTGTATCACCACCAAATCTCTTTATCGCAAGCACTACATACGATTCATCGGCCTGCGGCAGATATCGAGCTTGAACAATTTGATCAGGGCCGTCACCCGGCCCAACTGCGTCTCATTATGGAAGAGCTACTCGCGCAAAATCTCTCCATGCTGGCAGTTCGACACCGAGGTCAGCAAGACTTGGCGTTACCGCTGCCTCATGTCGAACAATATAAGCAACAGTTTCTGTCTCAACTACCGTTCCGGCCGACGGGCGCACAAGAACGAGTGGTACGCGAAATCGAATCAGATCTGGCAAAGCAATATCCGATGATGCGCTTAGTGCAAGGCGATGTCGGGTCAGGAAAAACGCTGGTCGCAGCGATGGCTGCGCTTCGGGCCATTGAACATGGCTATCAGGTTGCCCTCATGGCACCGACAGAATTGCTGGCGGAACAACATACACTCAATTTCAATAACTGGTTTGCGAGTATGGGATTGCGCGTGGGCTGGCTGGCAGGAAAAATGAAAGGCAAGGCCAAAGAGCAAACTTTGGCTGATATTGCTTCCGGTACCATTCACATGGTCGTCGGTACTCATGCCTTGTTTCAGGAGCAAGTCACGTTTCATCACCTCGCATTGATCATCATTGACGAACAGCATCGGTTTGGGGTTCATCAGCGTCTGGAGTTGCGAGAAAAAGGGGCAAAACACGGTTGCTTTCCACATCAATTGATTATGACCGCCACCCCGATTCCACGCACATTGGCAATGACAGCCTATGCCGATCTGGAAACCTCCATCATCGATGAGCTACCGCCGGGACGCACGCCGATTCAAACGGTCGTCATCCCGGATACCAAACGAGATGATGTCATTGAACGGGTTCGGCATGCATGTCTGACCGAAGGCAAACAAGCTTACTGGGTTTGTACCCTCATTGATGAATCTGAGATTCTTGAGGCTCAGGCTGCTGAAGAAGTCTGTCAGTTACTTCAGCAACAATTGCCTGGTGTTCGGATCGGTCTGGTACACGGGCGCATGAAGTCGGCAGAGAAACAACAAGTCATGCAAGATTTTAAAGAGCATCAGATCCATCTCCTGGTTGCAACAACCGTGATTGAAGTTGGCGTTGATGTGCCCAACGCAAGCCTGATGATCATCGAAAACCCAGAACGGCTCGGGCTGGCCCAGCTCCACCAGCTGAGAGGCCGCGTCGGTCGAGGCTCAGTCGCAAGCCACTGCGTGCTTCTCTATCACCCGCCACTCTCGAAAACAGCTCAAAAACGCTTGGGCGTGATGCGCGAGAGTCATGATGGTTTTATTATTGCTCAGCGCGATCTGGAAATCCGCGGCCCCGGGGAACTCCTCGGCACCAAACAGACCGGACTCGCTGACTTTAAGATTGCCGATCTGGTGCGGGACCAACAACTGATTCCGGAAGTACAACGTATCGCACGACATATTCACCAACGTTACCCAGACAATGCAACAGCGATCATTGATCGCTGGCTTGGTGAACGAGATGTTTATGCAAAAGCCTAA